The genomic stretch AATGCAAGCTTTGCATGATGAATTAAATGCTTGAATTCTCCATGCACAGGAATACTATATTTTGGTCTTGTAAGATTGTGTATAAGCTTTATCTCTTCCTGGCAGGCATGACCTGACACATGAATGTCATCAATATCTTCATATATAACCTGCGCTCCCTGTTTAAACAAATCATTTATTACTCTATTTACAAACTTTTCATTTCCAGGAATTGGCGCTGCTGAGATTATAACAACATCTCCAGGAATAATTCCTACCTTTTTGTGCTCGGCAGATGCCATTCGTGAAAGTGCAGACATAGGCTCGCCTTGACTTCCTGTGGTGATAAGAACAATCTTGTTCAAAGGATAGTTGTCAAGCTCATCAACATCAATCAGCATTCCATCTGGCATCTTCAGATATCCAAGTTCAAGTGCTTTGTTCACAACATTTACCATACTTCTTCCCAAGACGCAAATCTTTCTTCCCTGCTTTTCAGCTGAGTTTATGACCTGCTGTACTCTGTGAATGTGTGAAGAAAATGTTGCAACAATTACTCTTCCCTGAGCTTGGGAAAATATCCTGTCAAATGTCGCACCAACAGTCTTTTCAGACAATGTAAAACCGGGCCTCTCTGCGTTTGTTGAATCGCACAAAAGTGCAAGAACTCCCTGTTTGCCAAGTTCCGCAAACCTTATTAAGTCAATCGACTCACCCTCAATGGGCGTAAAATCTACCTTGAAATCGCCTGTATGGACTATAGGACCAAGCGGTGTGTGTATAGCAACAGCAACAGAGTCAGCAATCGAATGTGTTGTCCTGATAAATTCAATGCGCATATTGTTAAAGCTAATTACATCTCCTGCCCTGACAGTAAACAACTTAACAGTGTTCAAATCAATGCCAAATTCTAAAAGCTTTATCTCAACAAGCCCAAGAGTAAGTCTTGTACCATATATTGGAACGTTTAAATCGCGTAGGACATATGGTATTGCTCCAATGTGGTCTTCATGACCGTGTGTTAAAATCAAAGCCTTTACCTTTTCTTTATTCTTTAAAAGATATGATATGTCAGGTATTACAAGATCAACGCCAAGCATCTCATCTTCTGGGAATGCGAGACCACAGTCAATGACAACTATTTCGTCATTTACTTCTATTACTGTCATATTTTTGCCAATTTCATTTAATCCACCAAGAGGTATAATTCTAATTTTGTGTTCTTGTTTCTTCTTCATAAAGAATTCCTCCAAAAAAAATCAAATGTAAAAAAGGTAAAAAGGCATTTTAAAAAAGCCCTTACGAAAATGGCTTTCGCAAGAGCTTTTTGAAGAATTTAAAAATAAGTCATAAAATAAGCATTCTTTTATGCTCTTTTCGGCTTTGCCTGAAGTTTTTTCTTTCTTGTACTGAGCTCCCAGTCAAACCACAGTGCTGTTGCTATAAATATAGAAGAATAAGTACCTGATATAACACCAATCAAAAGAGGAAACGCAAATTCTTTTATTGACTGAACACCCATGATATACAGAACGACAAGAACTATAATGACACTCATTGCTGTTGCAATTGATCTTCCTATTGTCTGGTTCATGCTAAGGTTCACAAGATCTTTGAGTTCCATCTTCCCTGCTATCCTTCTGTTTTCTCTTATCCTATCAAATACAACAATAGTGTCGTTTATAGAATAACCAAGGACAGTAAGGATTGCAGCTATAAAAGTGGAATTTAATGGAATTTTAAAGAGAGTATATACAGTCAAAACAATCAACAGGTCATGAATCAGTGCTGCTACTGCAGTTGTGCCAAACCTGAACTCAAATCTGATAGCAATATAAATGAGCATCAAAATTGATGCAATCACAACCGCCCAAATAGCCTGAGATTTTAGCTCAGATGAAATAGTAGCTCCTACATTCTGATAAG from Caldicellulosiruptor kronotskyensis 2002 encodes the following:
- a CDS encoding ribonuclease J encodes the protein MKKKQEHKIRIIPLGGLNEIGKNMTVIEVNDEIVVIDCGLAFPEDEMLGVDLVIPDISYLLKNKEKVKALILTHGHEDHIGAIPYVLRDLNVPIYGTRLTLGLVEIKLLEFGIDLNTVKLFTVRAGDVISFNNMRIEFIRTTHSIADSVAVAIHTPLGPIVHTGDFKVDFTPIEGESIDLIRFAELGKQGVLALLCDSTNAERPGFTLSEKTVGATFDRIFSQAQGRVIVATFSSHIHRVQQVINSAEKQGRKICVLGRSMVNVVNKALELGYLKMPDGMLIDVDELDNYPLNKIVLITTGSQGEPMSALSRMASAEHKKVGIIPGDVVIISAAPIPGNEKFVNRVINDLFKQGAQVIYEDIDDIHVSGHACQEEIKLIHNLTRPKYSIPVHGEFKHLIHHAKLALELGEKNVFVLENGKVLEITKDGAKVVGMVQAGNILVDGLGVGDVGNVVLRDRRHLAQDGLFIVVLTIDSATRDVISGPDIITRGFIYIRESEPLIEEAKRVIKDVLYFCNKNDITEPNAIKVILKDNLRNFLFEKTRRNPMIIPIITEI
- the secF gene encoding protein translocase subunit SecF, which translates into the protein MTKIDFMGKRKYFYIVSILVMVIGLISYFVQGFNYDIDFTGGTVLEINLHKVPTAQEISELEKLTKQITGTQTPIVRKVEDGKKIMINAHEVHGKTKTELSKETRDKLFAEIAKRYNLKKEDLISYQNVGATISSELKSQAIWAVVIASILMLIYIAIRFEFRFGTTAVAALIHDLLIVLTVYTLFKIPLNSTFIAAILTVLGYSINDTIVVFDRIRENRRIAGKMELKDLVNLSMNQTIGRSIATAMSVIIVLVVLYIMGVQSIKEFAFPLLIGVISGTYSSIFIATALWFDWELSTRKKKLQAKPKRA